Proteins from a genomic interval of Chroococcidiopsis thermalis PCC 7203:
- the rppB gene encoding two-component system sensor histidine kinase RppB, which translates to MQQNKLFSQTRWQLAIWYASVMSFILGLLGFGVERAIIHAHWQTLDREIEVVAGTLHDDVEKDLRQPGRLEPTIQQLLQISQRDKRHVLGAIHQGDYYARFLSLSGENVAALGFLPDGLPLTSGEPMWQTLTDSQGNRYHQISLSLHTQDNRPWGYIQVGRSLSDVDAYLANVKLVLLLGLPSAIMLVAVSSWWLAGRAMQPVYQSYQQIQQFTADAAHELRTPLAALSATVESALRSPHLPEPEAREILQTVNRQNQRLTALVADLLLLSRMERQSLPVRHQLCCLNDIISDLVEELESLGLAAAVTLKAEIKVYKPLQIVGDEEQMYRLVTNLMVNAIQYTPTGGCVRAILDKEDDRAIIRVVDTGIGIAPEHQQRIFDRFYRVNSDRSRMTGGSGLGLAIAMAIVQAHKGSLEVHSELGKGSTFTVRLPLGVATL; encoded by the coding sequence ATGCAGCAAAATAAGCTTTTTTCTCAAACTCGCTGGCAACTTGCAATTTGGTATGCTTCTGTCATGAGCTTTATTCTCGGTCTACTTGGCTTTGGAGTCGAGCGGGCAATTATCCACGCTCATTGGCAAACTCTCGACCGAGAGATAGAGGTTGTCGCTGGTACGCTACACGACGATGTTGAAAAAGATTTACGGCAACCAGGACGTTTAGAACCAACAATTCAACAGTTGCTACAAATATCACAGAGGGATAAACGCCACGTATTAGGGGCAATTCACCAGGGCGACTACTATGCTAGGTTTTTAAGTCTTTCGGGAGAGAATGTCGCTGCTCTGGGTTTCTTACCAGATGGTTTACCTTTAACGTCAGGAGAACCCATGTGGCAAACCTTAACCGACAGTCAAGGAAATCGCTACCACCAAATTTCTCTATCGCTGCATACTCAAGACAATCGCCCTTGGGGATACATACAAGTAGGACGCAGCCTCAGCGACGTGGACGCTTATTTAGCCAATGTCAAGTTAGTGTTGTTGCTGGGGTTGCCAAGTGCGATTATGCTCGTAGCGGTTTCGAGTTGGTGGCTGGCAGGTAGAGCCATGCAGCCAGTATACCAGTCATACCAACAGATTCAACAGTTTACGGCTGATGCCGCTCACGAGCTGCGAACTCCACTAGCTGCACTGTCAGCAACCGTTGAATCGGCACTGCGATCGCCCCATTTGCCCGAACCAGAAGCACGCGAGATTTTGCAAACCGTCAACCGTCAGAACCAACGACTCACGGCATTAGTTGCAGATTTGCTACTCCTATCGCGTATGGAGCGTCAATCTTTACCAGTGCGACATCAACTTTGTTGTCTTAACGATATTATTAGCGATTTGGTAGAAGAACTGGAATCTCTGGGGCTTGCCGCAGCAGTCACGTTGAAAGCTGAAATTAAAGTCTATAAGCCATTACAGATCGTCGGGGATGAAGAGCAGATGTATCGTCTGGTGACTAACTTGATGGTTAATGCTATTCAATACACCCCTACAGGCGGTTGTGTTAGGGCGATTTTAGACAAAGAGGACGATCGCGCCATCATTCGAGTTGTAGATACAGGTATCGGGATTGCACCAGAACATCAGCAGCGGATTTTCGATCGCTTTTATCGCGTGAATAGCGATCGCTCTAGGATGACTGGTGGTTCTGGTTTGGGATTGGCGATTGCAATGGCGATCGTTCAAGCACACAAGGGCAGCTTGGAGGTACACAGCGAGTTGGGCAAAGGCAGTACCTTTACCGTTCGATTACCACTAGGAGTTGCGACACTGTAG
- the rppA gene encoding two-component system response regulator RppA, with protein MRVLLVEDEPDLGTAIKRTLNQEKYVVDLVFNGTEAWDYLENQQMQYTLAIFDWLLPGMSGIDLCKRLRRQNSPLPVLMLTAKDSVEDRVAGLSAGADDYLVKPFSMAELLARVKALHRRSPQLQPQQLQAGNLILDYDTRSVYRLERSGGKQLVELTNKEFQLLEYFMKHPNRIVTSEQIRNQLWEVTADTTSNVVAAQIRLLRRRLAVVDSDRAIETVSGRGYRLNIPNAAK; from the coding sequence ATGAGAGTGCTACTAGTTGAAGACGAACCAGACTTAGGAACTGCCATCAAGCGCACCTTAAACCAAGAAAAATATGTGGTTGACTTGGTTTTCAACGGTACGGAAGCTTGGGATTACCTAGAAAACCAGCAGATGCAGTATACGCTAGCTATCTTTGACTGGTTGTTACCTGGTATGTCAGGTATAGACCTTTGTAAGCGGTTAAGGAGGCAAAACAGCCCGCTACCAGTGTTAATGCTAACTGCCAAAGATAGCGTCGAAGATAGAGTTGCTGGCTTGAGTGCAGGGGCAGATGATTATCTAGTAAAGCCATTTAGTATGGCGGAACTGCTAGCAAGAGTTAAAGCACTCCATCGACGATCGCCTCAACTTCAACCCCAACAACTACAAGCAGGTAATTTAATTTTGGACTACGATACCCGCAGTGTCTATCGTCTGGAGCGCTCCGGTGGTAAGCAGTTAGTCGAATTAACGAATAAAGAGTTTCAGCTGCTAGAGTATTTCATGAAGCATCCAAACCGGATTGTCACCAGCGAGCAGATCCGCAATCAACTTTGGGAAGTCACGGCGGATACGACAAGTAATGTTGTAGCAGCTCAAATTCGCCTGCTCAGAAGACGATTAGCAGTAGTAGATAGCGATCGCGCGATCGAAACGGTCTCTGGTAGAGGCTATCGCCTGAATATTCCCAATGCAGCAAAATAA
- a CDS encoding IS701 family transposase: METLLAHAQGLVYTLLDLMPSHYQRDSLQALLGLFLQAQGHPLPQQCKTKSASALSRFLNVYPWSTRRLIRSTRSFVLQQILSQPRIGRRPILQVIIDLTTLEKRGKFKLLDGLVRVFHSKRGLHLVVMYLVVGQWRVPWNFRVYRGKNHSSPAQLGLRLVQSLPSLLSQHFQLMILVDTAFGSAEFLHGIRKLKYHAIAGVRCDRKLQDGRNVKQLCRRGQQVRLVKLKFPVSLSWYYLKRDDGRLEKRFVLSTKPLKASTINYWGKKRWQIEGWFKTAKHRFGLDQFGQGTLLGVYRWLVLSLLAYLLAHWAYLSTASTDSPDWGKAAQLALEALLPQLVVLLLLLESKRLTPLARSLGFDIQITCCKI; the protein is encoded by the coding sequence ATGGAAACCCTTCTTGCCCACGCCCAAGGGCTAGTCTACACCCTACTTGATTTGATGCCGAGCCACTATCAACGAGATAGCCTACAAGCCTTGCTGGGATTATTTTTACAAGCTCAAGGACATCCTCTGCCCCAACAATGCAAAACTAAATCAGCCAGTGCCTTAAGTCGGTTTCTCAACGTCTACCCCTGGTCAACTCGTCGGCTGATTCGTAGTACCCGCTCCTTTGTCCTGCAGCAAATTCTGTCACAGCCACGAATTGGACGTAGACCCATCTTACAAGTCATCATCGACTTAACCACCCTAGAAAAACGCGGCAAGTTCAAGCTGTTGGATGGATTAGTGCGAGTCTTCCATAGCAAACGTGGGCTACACCTAGTCGTGATGTATCTAGTAGTGGGTCAATGGCGCGTGCCGTGGAATTTTCGAGTTTACCGAGGGAAAAATCATTCCTCACCAGCACAGTTGGGGCTACGACTTGTACAAAGCTTACCTTCATTGCTGAGTCAACACTTTCAGCTCATGATTTTAGTAGATACAGCCTTTGGTAGTGCCGAATTTTTACATGGTATACGTAAATTAAAATATCACGCCATTGCCGGAGTACGCTGTGACCGCAAGCTACAAGATGGGCGCAATGTTAAGCAACTATGCAGGCGGGGACAACAAGTGCGACTGGTAAAATTAAAGTTTCCAGTTTCACTGTCTTGGTACTATCTCAAGCGTGACGACGGTAGGCTGGAAAAGCGCTTTGTCCTCTCTACCAAACCACTTAAAGCTAGTACTATCAATTACTGGGGCAAAAAGCGTTGGCAGATTGAGGGATGGTTCAAAACTGCTAAACATCGGTTTGGATTAGACCAATTTGGTCAGGGCACATTGCTAGGTGTCTACCGTTGGCTGGTATTGTCACTTTTAGCTTATTTGTTAGCACATTGGGCTTATTTGTCTACTGCATCTACCGACTCACCTGATTGGGGTAAGGCGGCTCAACTGGCACTTGAAGCATTACTGCCTCAACTAGTGGTGTTGCTCCTGCTGCTGGAGAGCAAACGCCTCACACCCCTAGCACGCTCCCTTGGTTTTGACATTCAAATCACTTGCTGCAAGATCTGA
- a CDS encoding CusA/CzcA family heavy metal efflux RND transporter yields MLNSILKWSIIQRWLVVLGAIIVTILGIYNLRQMPLDVFPNFAPPQVEIQTEAPGLAPEEVESLITLPIESAINGTPGVTTVRSSSAVGISVVKVIFSWDTDVFQARQLVTERLQQAQSKLPQNIEPPQISPTSSPIGTMLQYAFTAETTPVMEVRRLVDRDITNRLLAVPGVSQVIAYGGDIRQYQVLTDPAKLQTFNVSLAEVTEAARAANTNAAGGFLVNPDRELLIRGIGRISSIEELKQSVVTARNGKPVLLSDVADVQIGAALQRGDGSFNGQRAVVVMVNKQPQADTSTVTKEIEAAIADIQPSLPKDVKVTVSFRQQNFIDDAIRNVEDSLRDGIIIVSVILVLFLMNWRTAVITLSAIPLSILIGLLILNWFGQGINTMTLGGLAVAIGSVVDDSIVDMENAYRGLRKNQLAGNPVHPFQVVYDTSVEVRVSVLFSTVIIAVIFAPIFTLTGVEGRIFAPMGVAYLVSIFASTLVAMTLSPALCAILLANRRLPEDETWVSRWSQRLYRPLLRFSIRVPSIILTIAVALFIASAIVLPSLGRVFLPEFQERSLVNAMLLYPGVSLEVTNKSGMAIQEALKGDPRFESVQLRSGRAPGDADAGGVNLGHVDIEISDEGIKDRAATIEKVRAEFAKLPGVAPSIGGFISHRMDEVLSGVRSAIAVKIFGPELDELRSIGAEVQATISNVQGIVDLQLEPQVPIKQVQIQFDRAAAARYGLSVGQLSEAIETALNGRVVSQVLQEQQLFDLLVWLKQSERNNLETIRNLLVDTPNGQKIPLATVAKIDYGTGPNTINRENVSRLIVVSANVSGRDLGSVIEDIRTNIKQRVQLQSGYFIQYGGQFESEQRATQNLLLFGGLAIIIIAVLMYFAVKSISAMLMILINLPLALVGGIFSVALGGGVISVASTIGFITLFGVATRNGLLLVENYNAKLAQGMPLQSVLFEGSMERLAAILMTALTSALGMVPLVIGSGAGKEILQPLAIVVLGGLFTSTALTLLVIPALYAQFGKFLVPYNSVTNDRASNIPPSSLYDSVKSIRSSKIPPSPP; encoded by the coding sequence ATGCTCAATTCCATCCTGAAGTGGTCAATTATTCAACGCTGGCTGGTTGTTCTGGGAGCAATTATTGTCACCATATTAGGAATTTACAATTTAAGGCAGATGCCCTTAGATGTTTTTCCGAATTTTGCACCGCCCCAAGTTGAAATTCAAACAGAAGCACCAGGACTAGCTCCTGAAGAAGTCGAATCTTTAATTACATTACCAATTGAAAGTGCCATCAATGGTACGCCTGGAGTGACGACAGTACGCTCGTCTTCTGCGGTTGGAATTTCCGTTGTCAAGGTCATCTTTAGCTGGGACACTGATGTATTTCAAGCTCGCCAGTTGGTGACAGAACGATTGCAGCAAGCCCAAAGTAAGCTACCTCAGAATATCGAGCCACCGCAAATTTCTCCAACTAGCTCTCCCATCGGTACGATGTTGCAATATGCGTTTACTGCTGAGACGACACCAGTGATGGAAGTGAGGCGGCTGGTCGATCGCGATATTACTAACCGCCTGCTGGCAGTGCCAGGAGTTTCTCAAGTCATTGCCTATGGAGGAGATATTCGCCAATATCAAGTGTTGACCGATCCTGCAAAGTTACAAACCTTTAACGTGTCTTTGGCAGAAGTTACCGAAGCAGCACGAGCGGCGAATACCAATGCTGCTGGTGGCTTTCTTGTCAACCCAGATCGAGAATTATTAATTCGGGGCATCGGGCGAATTTCATCCATCGAGGAGTTAAAACAATCGGTCGTTACTGCCCGTAACGGCAAACCCGTATTACTCAGTGATGTAGCCGACGTACAAATCGGCGCAGCTTTGCAACGGGGTGATGGCAGTTTCAACGGTCAGCGAGCGGTTGTCGTGATGGTTAACAAGCAACCTCAAGCTGATACTTCGACCGTGACAAAAGAGATCGAAGCAGCGATCGCAGATATTCAGCCTAGCCTACCCAAAGATGTTAAAGTTACCGTTTCTTTTCGCCAGCAAAACTTCATCGACGACGCGATAAGAAATGTTGAAGATTCCCTGCGCGATGGCATCATTATTGTTTCCGTTATCTTAGTGCTGTTTTTGATGAATTGGCGTACTGCCGTCATTACTCTCAGCGCTATTCCTTTATCAATATTGATTGGATTGCTAATTTTGAATTGGTTTGGTCAAGGCATCAACACGATGACTTTGGGAGGACTAGCGGTAGCAATTGGCTCGGTGGTAGATGACTCAATTGTGGATATGGAAAATGCCTACCGAGGGTTACGGAAAAATCAGCTAGCGGGAAATCCGGTTCATCCCTTCCAAGTGGTCTACGATACTTCAGTCGAAGTGCGCGTGAGCGTGCTATTTTCTACAGTCATTATCGCCGTGATTTTTGCCCCAATTTTTACGCTGACTGGAGTAGAGGGTCGAATTTTTGCTCCAATGGGTGTGGCTTACTTAGTCTCTATTTTTGCTTCAACTCTGGTAGCAATGACGCTCTCGCCAGCCTTGTGTGCCATCTTGTTAGCCAACCGCCGATTACCAGAGGATGAAACTTGGGTTTCGCGTTGGTCTCAACGGTTGTATCGTCCCCTACTCAGATTTTCCATTCGCGTTCCGAGTATCATTCTGACGATCGCAGTGGCTTTATTTATCGCCTCCGCGATCGTGCTACCGTCGCTAGGACGAGTGTTTTTACCGGAATTTCAAGAGCGATCGCTTGTCAATGCGATGTTGCTATACCCTGGTGTTTCATTAGAAGTCACAAACAAGTCAGGAATGGCAATTCAAGAGGCGCTTAAAGGCGATCCTCGGTTTGAGTCGGTGCAGTTACGCTCTGGACGTGCGCCTGGAGATGCAGATGCGGGTGGTGTCAACTTGGGACACGTAGATATAGAAATTAGCGATGAAGGAATCAAAGATCGAGCAGCGACTATTGAAAAGGTTAGAGCAGAATTTGCGAAATTACCAGGTGTTGCTCCTAGTATTGGTGGTTTTATTTCTCACCGCATGGATGAGGTACTATCTGGGGTGAGAAGTGCGATCGCGGTGAAAATTTTTGGTCCTGAACTGGATGAACTACGCAGTATTGGTGCTGAAGTTCAGGCAACAATAAGCAACGTCCAGGGGATCGTAGATTTGCAGCTAGAACCCCAAGTTCCAATTAAACAGGTACAAATTCAATTCGATCGCGCTGCTGCTGCTCGTTACGGTCTTTCAGTCGGTCAACTATCAGAAGCGATCGAAACTGCCTTAAATGGACGAGTCGTTTCTCAGGTATTGCAAGAACAACAGTTATTCGACTTATTAGTATGGTTAAAACAGAGCGAGCGCAATAACTTAGAAACTATCAGAAATTTATTAGTCGATACTCCCAACGGACAGAAAATTCCTCTGGCGACTGTTGCTAAAATTGACTACGGTACTGGTCCCAATACCATTAATCGGGAAAATGTATCGCGATTAATTGTTGTTTCTGCTAATGTATCCGGTCGAGATTTAGGTTCTGTTATTGAAGATATTCGCACTAATATTAAACAGCGAGTGCAACTGCAATCTGGCTATTTTATTCAATATGGTGGTCAGTTTGAATCAGAGCAACGAGCCACTCAAAACTTACTCCTATTTGGTGGTTTAGCTATTATCATTATTGCAGTTTTAATGTACTTCGCCGTCAAGTCAATATCTGCCATGTTGATGATTCTAATTAACCTACCCTTGGCTTTGGTAGGAGGCATTTTTTCTGTGGCTTTGGGTGGTGGAGTCATTTCTGTAGCTTCAACGATCGGATTTATCACTTTATTTGGAGTCGCCACGCGCAACGGTTTACTATTAGTTGAAAACTACAACGCCAAGTTAGCGCAGGGAATGCCCTTGCAGTCAGTCCTATTTGAGGGTTCTATGGAACGACTAGCGGCTATTTTAATGACGGCTCTTACCTCAGCACTAGGTATGGTTCCGCTGGTGATTGGTAGTGGAGCAGGTAAGGAAATTTTGCAACCTTTAGCGATCGTGGTTTTAGGTGGGTTGTTTACTTCCACTGCATTAACCCTGCTAGTTATTCCAGCTTTATATGCTCAATTTGGTAAATTTTTGGTTCCATACAATTCAGTTACAAACGATAGAGCCTCAAATATCCCCCCTAGCTCCCTATATGATTCAGTTAAAAGTATAAGATCCTCGAAGATCCCCCCTAGCCCCCCTTAA
- a CDS encoding efflux RND transporter periplasmic adaptor subunit gives MRKSYLKRSPAPLCRISGAIVSLAIVMVPVTVLAHGGHGDEFHGGSEATQTTDSIQVDAQTVKRLEIKVEPVKRQQLAVGLPATGQIETLPNRQVEVTTPISGAKVDQLLVQPGAYVQAGQPVAILAAPDLVELRVTSQEKRAEARADLQKAQADLRLAQQNYQRFSQIAAAEIAQAQSQVDFAQEKSDKDQILLTQGAIPRRQALESQTQLAEAKAKLTAADSRRDVIAAEADLKRAQSSVQAAQSHLSLSDTAYQTRLQQLGAKANAQGQVTVTAPISGRVADRDVTLGQSFEDTGGKLMTIVNDSRVYATANIYEKDLNKVKNGQTVRVTVASMPNRTFTGRVAVIGSVVEGETRVVPVKAEIDNSGGVLKPGMFAQLDVLADRTATALAIPSSAVVEANGKHMVYIQNGNAYQPVEVILGQTIGDTIEVKSGLFEGDAIVTQRAPQLYAQSLRGGGKAGKQGSRGAGGAKTSASTTTGLQFPWWLAGATGGLVIGIAAFAAGAVWSSRRTKSQLVPASTGFADEVNEYRNGKSSSRSTYPASEPGESGESVFGDESNSMNDNHHTRSQQSEIGDWK, from the coding sequence ATGCGCAAATCATACCTGAAGCGATCGCCTGCACCGCTTTGCCGCATATCGGGAGCGATCGTTAGCCTAGCGATCGTGATGGTTCCCGTAACTGTGTTAGCTCACGGCGGACACGGAGATGAATTTCACGGCGGAAGTGAGGCAACTCAAACGACTGACTCGATTCAAGTCGATGCCCAAACTGTCAAGCGTTTGGAAATTAAAGTAGAACCAGTTAAGCGACAACAACTCGCTGTAGGACTACCAGCAACTGGACAAATTGAAACTTTGCCCAATCGACAAGTAGAAGTTACGACACCGATCTCAGGAGCTAAGGTAGACCAATTATTAGTACAACCTGGTGCTTACGTGCAAGCAGGTCAACCTGTCGCTATTTTAGCGGCTCCCGACTTAGTAGAACTGCGCGTCACTTCCCAAGAAAAGCGAGCCGAGGCACGAGCAGATTTACAAAAAGCGCAAGCAGATCTAAGGCTAGCGCAACAAAACTATCAGCGTTTCTCACAAATTGCTGCCGCAGAAATTGCCCAAGCACAAAGTCAAGTAGACTTTGCTCAAGAAAAATCTGACAAAGACCAAATTTTATTAACTCAAGGCGCAATACCCCGTCGCCAAGCTCTAGAATCTCAAACTCAGCTAGCCGAAGCCAAAGCTAAACTGACAGCAGCAGATAGCCGCCGAGATGTCATTGCAGCCGAAGCCGATCTCAAACGCGCTCAGTCATCCGTGCAAGCGGCTCAGTCGCATTTAAGTCTCAGCGACACAGCATATCAAACTCGACTACAACAACTGGGTGCAAAAGCTAATGCGCAAGGACAGGTAACAGTTACAGCTCCTATTTCAGGTAGAGTTGCCGATCGCGACGTGACTCTCGGTCAATCCTTCGAGGATACAGGTGGCAAGCTGATGACAATTGTAAATGACAGTCGGGTTTATGCCACAGCTAACATTTATGAAAAAGATTTAAATAAAGTCAAAAACGGTCAAACAGTTAGAGTCACAGTTGCTTCTATGCCTAACCGAACTTTCACTGGACGAGTTGCTGTAATTGGTTCGGTTGTAGAAGGCGAAACACGGGTAGTACCTGTCAAAGCCGAGATCGATAACTCTGGCGGAGTCCTAAAACCAGGGATGTTTGCCCAACTAGACGTACTTGCAGATAGAACAGCGACAGCTCTGGCAATTCCTAGCTCAGCTGTGGTAGAGGCAAACGGCAAACACATGGTTTACATCCAAAATGGGAATGCCTATCAACCTGTTGAAGTGATTTTAGGTCAGACCATTGGGGATACGATTGAGGTCAAAAGCGGGTTGTTTGAGGGGGATGCGATCGTCACTCAACGCGCGCCTCAACTATACGCACAGTCTTTACGGGGAGGCGGGAAGGCAGGGAAGCAGGGAAGCAGGGGAGCAGGGGGAGCAAAAACTTCTGCCTCTACAACAACAGGATTGCAATTTCCTTGGTGGTTGGCAGGAGCAACAGGCGGATTGGTAATTGGTATTGCTGCTTTCGCGGCAGGTGCTGTTTGGTCTAGTCGTCGTACCAAGTCTCAGCTCGTGCCAGCGTCTACAGGATTTGCTGACGAAGTGAATGAGTATCGAAATGGTAAAAGTTCTAGCAGATCGACTTATCCTGCATCCGAACCAGGCGAGAGCGGAGAGTCTGTTTTTGGTGACGAATCAAATTCGATGAACGACAACCATCATACGAGAAGCCAGCAGTCAGAGATCGGAGATTGGAAGTAA
- a CDS encoding DUF305 domain-containing protein: MQNNSGKTKVLVLTLTAIATMTIGVLAANFGISAKDSKTANNTNAHLKQDMQHGGSMMQHGSGMMNHSMSMDLGPADANYDLRFIDAMRMHHQGAIEMAKEAQQKSKRPEIKKLADNIITAQNREIGQMKQWRQAWYPKAGKQMMAYHSQMGHMMPMSSDQMQGMMMSQDLGVADSQFDLRFINAMIPHHEGAVTMAQDALKKSQRPEIKQLAKNIISDQQKEIAQMKQWRKAWYNQ; this comes from the coding sequence ATGCAAAATAATTCTGGAAAAACTAAAGTTTTGGTATTAACTCTAACAGCGATCGCCACAATGACAATTGGTGTACTGGCTGCTAATTTTGGGATCTCGGCAAAAGACAGCAAAACTGCCAACAATACCAACGCTCATCTGAAGCAGGACATGCAACATGGTGGCAGCATGATGCAACATGGTAGCGGCATGATGAATCACAGCATGTCGATGGATTTAGGTCCAGCTGATGCCAACTACGATCTGCGATTCATTGATGCGATGAGAATGCATCACCAAGGGGCGATCGAGATGGCAAAAGAGGCACAGCAAAAATCAAAGCGTCCTGAAATCAAAAAACTAGCGGATAACATCATCACTGCTCAAAATCGGGAGATTGGGCAAATGAAACAGTGGCGACAAGCCTGGTATCCCAAAGCAGGCAAGCAGATGATGGCTTATCACTCTCAAATGGGACATATGATGCCGATGTCATCAGACCAGATGCAAGGCATGATGATGAGCCAAGATTTAGGTGTAGCTGACTCTCAATTCGACCTCCGCTTCATTAATGCAATGATTCCGCATCATGAAGGTGCGGTGACAATGGCTCAAGACGCGCTGAAAAAGTCGCAGCGACCGGAAATTAAGCAATTGGCAAAAAACATTATTAGCGATCAACAGAAAGAGATTGCTCAAATGAAGCAGTGGCGCAAGGCTTGGTATAACCAGTAG
- a CDS encoding four-helix bundle copper-binding protein — translation MTAAQSHQSLLETCIQACLDCLRECENCADACLSEDMVQMMAECIKRCRDCADTCDLCARFMSRNSALHRQMCSVCAEACDRCATECEKHDHDHCKRCAQTCRRCAETCRQMATAMAA, via the coding sequence ATGACAGCAGCTCAATCTCACCAATCATTACTTGAAACTTGCATTCAGGCTTGTCTCGATTGTCTGCGCGAGTGCGAAAACTGTGCCGATGCTTGCCTAAGTGAAGATATGGTACAAATGATGGCTGAATGTATCAAGCGATGTCGCGATTGTGCCGATACTTGCGATTTATGCGCCCGGTTTATGTCGCGTAATTCAGCCCTTCACAGGCAAATGTGTAGTGTTTGTGCTGAAGCCTGCGATCGCTGTGCCACTGAGTGCGAGAAGCACGACCACGACCATTGCAAGCGCTGCGCTCAAACTTGCCGTCGTTGTGCTGAGACTTGTCGCCAGATGGCTACAGCTATGGCTGCATAA
- a CDS encoding heavy metal-responsive transcriptional regulator: protein MLVQERSLLIGQVTAMSGVPIRTIRYYETLGLLQSSSRTEGGFRQFSPDVLTRLSFIKRAQKLGLSLEEIKEILDVYDRGNLPCGEVKEKLEDKLRQIDRQIQQLMTLQAELKGLLSGWESVPVPQPGTICPIIQADEDDKATEARN from the coding sequence ATGTTGGTTCAAGAGCGATCGCTACTCATCGGTCAAGTAACGGCTATGAGCGGTGTCCCAATTAGAACGATCCGCTATTATGAAACTCTGGGTCTGTTGCAATCTTCCAGCCGGACTGAAGGAGGCTTCCGACAGTTTTCCCCCGATGTCTTGACTCGGCTATCATTCATCAAACGCGCTCAAAAACTCGGTCTGAGTCTGGAAGAAATTAAAGAAATTCTTGATGTTTACGATCGCGGTAATTTGCCTTGCGGTGAAGTTAAAGAGAAGTTAGAAGATAAATTGCGACAGATCGATCGCCAAATTCAGCAGTTGATGACATTGCAGGCTGAATTGAAGGGATTACTTTCGGGTTGGGAGTCTGTACCAGTTCCGCAGCCTGGAACAATTTGCCCGATTATTCAAGCAGATGAAGACGATAAAGCAACCGAAGCACGGAATTAA
- a CDS encoding fructosamine kinase family protein codes for MWTEIAHHISKVSGKEFFVNSQRTVSGGCINQGYTVTDGDRTYFVKLNSPSQTAMFEAEALGLKQMSATATIRVPQPICWGTTDRSAYIVLEWLDLGRGGTPAWAEMGRQLAAMHDRSSNQAFGWDINNTIGSTPQINTWMTDWVEFYTQHRLGYQFQLAKCRGGRFPQQEKLLAAIGQILAGHQPSPSLVHGDLWGGNAAFTSAGEPVIFDPATYYGDREVDVAMTELFGGFPAAFYQGYNEVLPLDSGYERRKILYNLYHILNHFNLFGGSYESQANGAIARLLG; via the coding sequence ATGTGGACGGAGATTGCCCATCATATTTCCAAGGTTTCAGGAAAAGAGTTTTTTGTCAATAGCCAGCGGACAGTGAGTGGCGGTTGTATTAACCAAGGCTACACTGTTACCGATGGCGATCGCACTTACTTTGTCAAACTCAATTCCCCCTCCCAGACTGCCATGTTTGAAGCAGAGGCGCTGGGATTAAAACAAATGTCGGCTACGGCAACGATTCGTGTCCCACAACCGATTTGTTGGGGAACAACCGATCGGTCTGCATACATTGTTTTGGAATGGTTGGACTTAGGACGTGGAGGAACTCCGGCTTGGGCAGAAATGGGACGACAGCTAGCAGCAATGCACGATCGCAGCAGCAATCAAGCGTTTGGCTGGGATATAAATAATACGATTGGTTCTACACCGCAAATCAATACTTGGATGACGGATTGGGTAGAATTCTATACTCAACACCGCTTAGGCTATCAATTTCAGCTAGCAAAATGTAGAGGCGGACGCTTTCCCCAACAGGAAAAGTTACTTGCGGCAATTGGGCAAATCCTGGCAGGACATCAACCGTCACCTTCCCTAGTCCACGGGGATTTGTGGGGTGGTAACGCCGCTTTTACCAGTGCTGGAGAACCCGTCATTTTCGATCCTGCAACATATTACGGCGATCGCGAAGTTGATGTTGCCATGACTGAATTATTTGGTGGTTTTCCAGCCGCTTTTTATCAGGGATATAACGAAGTTCTACCGCTAGATTCTGGGTACGAACGGCGAAAAATTCTCTACAATCTCTATCACATTTTGAACCACTTCAACTTATTTGGTGGGAGTTACGAGTCTCAGGCAAATGGGGCGATCGCGAGACTTTTAGGTTGA